From Candidatus Edwardsbacteria bacterium, a single genomic window includes:
- the arfB gene encoding aminoacyl-tRNA hydrolase, translating into MGPSEIKANDVNIVYHFVRSSGPGGQNVNKVATAVQLRFDIVRARSLSETVKERVFKLAGNRINSQGILIIDARKYRTQERNKQDALDRLNALILKASAREKKRVATKPSYGSKLKRLDGKRLQGRKKVNRRKAVLTD; encoded by the coding sequence ATGGGCCCTTCAGAGATCAAAGCCAACGATGTAAATATCGTGTATCATTTTGTCCGCAGTTCCGGTCCGGGCGGACAGAATGTCAACAAGGTAGCCACCGCAGTCCAGTTAAGATTTGATATCGTTCGCGCCAGGTCGTTATCCGAAACAGTAAAGGAAAGAGTTTTTAAGCTGGCGGGGAACCGGATCAATTCCCAGGGCATCTTAATCATTGATGCCCGTAAATACCGCACCCAGGAACGCAACAAACAGGATGCACTCGACCGGCTGAATGCGCTGATCCTTAAAGCATCGGCCAGGGAGAAAAAACGGGTGGCCACCAAGCCCAGTTATGGGTCCAAGCTTAAAAGACTGGATGGGAAACGTCTCCAGGGACGGAAGAAGGTCAATAGAAGAAAAGCTGTTTTAACGGATTGA